A stretch of Rhinoderma darwinii isolate aRhiDar2 chromosome 4, aRhiDar2.hap1, whole genome shotgun sequence DNA encodes these proteins:
- the LOC142761334 gene encoding somatostatin receptor type 4-like: protein MTTSPDLLVPVGAKVLLNTWNQSRDMAEILSPFNVVSINSKNTSSTNAPMETERDVSMIVIQFIYAIVCLIGLIGNSMVIFVILRYAKMKTATNIYILNLAIADELFMLSVPFVAASAAMQHWPFGSGMCRTVLSVDGINMFTSVFCLTVLSVDRYVAVVHPLRAARYRRPTVAKMINICVWIVSLLVISPILIFADTESSKNGVVVCNLMWPQPSWSTVFVIYTFLLGFFLPVVAICLCYVLIIVKMRAVALKAGWQQRKKSEKKITRMVLMVVTVFVICWMPFYIVQLLNLFLPHMDATINHVSIILSYANSCANPILYGFFSDNFKRSFQRIVCFRWLENGTDEPVDYYATALKSKVCNNHPLDFQQEPLQSDPCYKQGTITRTTTL from the coding sequence ATGACTACATCCCCTGATCTCCTGGTGCCGGTGGGGGCTAAGGTCCTGTTGAACACATGGAACCAGTCCAGGGACATGGCAGAGATTTTGTCCCCCTTCAATGTGGTCAGCATCAACAGCAAAAATACTAGCAGCACCAATGCCCCCATGGAGACTGAGAGGGATGTGAGCATGATAGTGATACAGTTCATCTATGCCATCGTGTGCCTCATTGGACTGATTGGGAACTCTATGGTGATTTTTGTCATCTTGAGATATGCCAAGATGAAAACAGCGACCAACATCTACATTTTGAACTTGGCTATAGCTGATGAGTTGTTCATGTTGAGTGTCCCCTTTgtggcagcctctgcagccaTGCAGCACTGGCCCTTTGGCTCAGGAATGTGCCGCACTGTCCTTAGTGTGGATGGGATTAACATGTTCACTAGTGTCTTCTGCTTGACTGTGCTCAGTGTGGACAGATATGTGGCTGTGGTCCATCCCCTGCGGGCAGCTAGGTACAGAAGACCCACTGTGGCCAAGATGATCAATATCTGTGTTTGGATTGTGTCCCTCTTGGTCATTTCCCCCATCCTGATCTTTGCAGACACAGAGTCCTCCAAGAACGGGGTAGTGGTCTGTAATCTTATGTGGCCCCAGCCCTCATGGTCTACTGTGTTTGTCATCTACACCTTTCTACTGGGATTCTTCTTACCTGTGGTAGCCATCTGCTTATGTTATGTTCTCATCATTGTAAAAATGCGAGCAGTTGCTTTGAAGGCAGGATGGCAACAGAGGAAGAAATCGGAAAAGAAGATAACCCGAATGGTCCTCATGGTTGTCACAGTCTTTGTTATTTGCTGGATGCCCTTCTACATTGTCCAGCTTCTGAACCTATTCCTACCACACATGGACGCCACCATTAACCACGTCTCAATTATTTTAAGTTATGCCAACAGTTGTGCCAACCCCATCCTCTATGGTTTCTTCTCAGATAACTTTAAGAGGTCCTTTCAGAGGATCGTTTGTTTTCGTTGGCTTGAGAATGGCACAGATGAGCCAGTGGATTATTATGCCACAGCCCTGAAGAGTAAGGTGTGTAATAACCATCCACTGGACTTCCAACAGGAGCCCCTCCAGTCCGACCCTTGTTACAAACAAGGAACAATCACTAGGACCACTACCCTATAG